The DNA region GATCAACGGGGTGGGAAGCTAGCGGTGGACTTCTCGACGGAGATCTATCGTGACTCCGGTGAGACACAACAGATTTTGGCTGAAACGCCAGATCGCGTTGTCTCCCTCGGTATCGAAGATGCCACGGTATCGCGGAAAAAGCAGGGTGTTGCACCACTCGTACTCACTCCTGAAGCAGACCACATCAGTGTCACAAACAACGGGAATGCAAACGGTGTCACCGTCGTCGACGCTAACGGCACCTCTGACATCGCAGACGGTCACATGGCCACTCTCCGATCGGACGCCACCCTCGAGATCGGCTTCCGAACGACACTTCGGCTCGAGGTTGAACGAACCGCAGGTCCGGAGGTTACGGTCGAAGGGGATGTCTCTGGAAACGTTGTGCTAGGAGACCACGTCGATCGATCGACAACCGTCGGCGACGACAACGTGCTCAACCGGACCGATGTTGGCGGTGATGGCGCAGCCGAAGTGGGCGATGACAACGTCTTCAGTCGATCCTCGATTGACACTGCGGAGACCACGAGCTTTTGTAACGAACATAACCGGCCATACGATGAGGTCTGTCCGAGCTGTACCCAGGAGGCGCCTGCCACCCAAACCAACGTAGAAAGTCAGCGCCACCAGACCAACACGCGAGAGAGGACTTCTGGAACACGGGCAGAGTCAGGTGAGACAAAATACTGTATGCACTGTGGAGAGTCAATCCCGGACGTTGCTGCCGTCTGCCCAGAGTGCGGTGAATCACAACAGCTCTAATCGACATCACTCACAGTCTTTGAGACCGATGGCATTCCAATATACGTCACAAACCGATGTTGGTCGACAACGAACGACGAACGAAGATGCCGTCCTTGCTACGGCACTGGACAGGGGGTATCTCTTGGCCGTTG from Natronosalvus rutilus includes:
- a CDS encoding zinc ribbon domain-containing protein gives rise to the protein MKGQLSVVDQRGGKLAVDFSTEIYRDSGETQQILAETPDRVVSLGIEDATVSRKKQGVAPLVLTPEADHISVTNNGNANGVTVVDANGTSDIADGHMATLRSDATLEIGFRTTLRLEVERTAGPEVTVEGDVSGNVVLGDHVDRSTTVGDDNVLNRTDVGGDGAAEVGDDNVFSRSSIDTAETTSFCNEHNRPYDEVCPSCTQEAPATQTNVESQRHQTNTRERTSGTRAESGETKYCMHCGESIPDVAAVCPECGESQQL